The Flammeovirgaceae bacterium genome contains a region encoding:
- a CDS encoding molybdopterin molybdotransferase MoeA produces MVSVHEAFQIIQSVRCPVGIETLSLTDSVGRVLAETVVADRDFPPFNRVAMDGIAVSSKSFEAGQREYEIESVQAAGQPGNKLQDLQKCVEVMTGAILPEGTDVVIRYEDIELKGNHALVKISEVKKGMNIHPQAQDAKAGEVLLRPGQRISPADVALLAAVGKPTVQVKAFPRTAIISSGDELVELNVAPARHQQRRSNVYALHAAMKEAGWRGELFHLNDSRSEIEIILADLLKRFDILILSGGVSKGKFDFIPQALAALGVEKKIHQVSQRPGKPFWFGNRSDGKVVFALPGNPVSTYVCFYRYILPWMMQQMGVVLKPEQAILAEDVMFTPPLTYFLQVSTFFKEGKRMARPVPGGGSGDFVNLKDVDGFMELPAGKSEFKTGEYFPYIGFRA; encoded by the coding sequence ATGGTAAGCGTACACGAAGCCTTTCAGATAATTCAATCCGTGCGTTGTCCCGTTGGTATTGAAACACTATCCCTTACCGATTCGGTTGGGCGTGTACTGGCCGAAACCGTTGTTGCCGACCGCGACTTCCCCCCGTTCAATCGGGTAGCAATGGATGGTATTGCGGTCAGTTCAAAATCATTTGAGGCGGGCCAGCGGGAATATGAAATTGAATCCGTTCAGGCTGCCGGTCAGCCGGGTAATAAACTTCAGGATTTGCAAAAGTGCGTTGAGGTGATGACGGGCGCCATATTGCCGGAGGGCACCGATGTGGTTATCCGGTATGAAGATATTGAGTTGAAAGGCAACCATGCCCTGGTGAAAATTTCAGAAGTAAAGAAAGGAATGAACATTCATCCGCAGGCGCAGGATGCGAAAGCGGGCGAAGTGCTGCTCAGGCCTGGCCAGCGTATTTCACCGGCTGACGTGGCGCTGCTGGCCGCGGTGGGTAAACCAACCGTGCAGGTCAAGGCGTTTCCGCGAACTGCCATCATTTCATCGGGCGATGAGCTGGTTGAATTGAATGTTGCGCCTGCCCGGCATCAACAGAGGCGTTCCAATGTGTATGCTTTGCATGCCGCCATGAAAGAGGCCGGTTGGCGTGGTGAACTTTTTCACCTGAACGACAGCCGGAGTGAAATTGAAATTATCTTAGCTGACCTGTTAAAGCGATTTGATATACTGATTTTATCGGGAGGTGTGTCAAAGGGTAAATTTGATTTTATACCGCAGGCACTTGCAGCACTTGGTGTTGAAAAAAAAATTCATCAGGTTAGTCAGCGCCCGGGTAAGCCGTTTTGGTTTGGCAATCGCAGCGATGGCAAAGTGGTGTTTGCCTTGCCGGGTAACCCGGTTTCAACTTACGTATGCTTTTACCGGTATATCCTTCCGTGGATGATGCAGCAGATGGGTGTTGTGTTAAAACCCGAGCAGGCCATACTTGCCGAAGACGTTATGTTTACACCCCCGCTAACCTACTTTCTTCAGGTTAGTACTTTTTTTAAAGAAGGAAAGCGGATGGCCCGGCCTGTGCC
- a CDS encoding ion transporter codes for MKTFRKRLYLTLDPNEKGGLPERIFEYLLILIILLNIVAVVAASVPSLEKQYSELFTDFEIFSVAFFTLEYIARLYAIVENPKFSHPLYGRLRYARTTMAIVDLLAFLPFYLTFLPLDLRFLRIFRLMALFRMFKITRYMQAMNIFKRVIAERKEQLVLSFIFIIFILVIISFFMHLAEREAQPDKFGSIPEAMWWGMATLTTVGYGDVVPITPLGKVLGGLFAIAGVAFLALPAGILSSGFFELLHTPRSKKHTCPHCGKEFHD; via the coding sequence ATGAAAACCTTTCGCAAACGACTGTACCTGACCCTTGACCCGAACGAAAAGGGTGGCCTGCCCGAACGGATTTTTGAATACCTGCTTATCCTCATCATTTTGCTGAACATCGTGGCAGTCGTTGCCGCATCGGTGCCTTCACTTGAAAAACAATACAGCGAGCTATTTACCGATTTTGAAATTTTCTCCGTTGCATTTTTCACGTTAGAATACATTGCCCGGCTATATGCCATTGTAGAAAACCCAAAATTCTCACACCCCCTTTACGGAAGGCTTCGTTATGCGCGAACAACGATGGCCATTGTTGATCTGCTGGCCTTTTTACCATTTTACCTGACCTTCCTTCCACTGGACCTGCGCTTTCTAAGGATCTTCCGCCTTATGGCGCTATTCCGCATGTTTAAGATTACCCGTTACATGCAGGCCATGAATATCTTTAAACGGGTTATTGCCGAACGGAAAGAACAGTTGGTGTTAAGTTTCATCTTTATCATTTTTATCTTAGTTATCATTTCCTTTTTTATGCACCTGGCCGAACGGGAAGCCCAGCCCGATAAGTTCGGCTCCATACCCGAAGCCATGTGGTGGGGCATGGCCACGCTTACCACAGTTGGCTATGGCGATGTGGTACCCATTACCCCACTGGGCAAAGTGCTGGGCGGGCTCTTCGCCATAGCGGGAGTGGCCTTTCTTGCTTTGCCGGCCGGTATCCTGTCGTCAGGATTTTTTGAACTTCTCCATACCCCGCGGTCAAAAAAACACACTTGCCCGCATTGCGGAAAAGAATTTCATGATTAG
- the moaA gene encoding GTP 3',8-cyclase MoaA has translation MKSPQLYDNHNRPLTYLRLSVTDRCNLRCFYCMPEEGINYLPKKDLLSFEEIERLVTLLAGMGISKVRLTGGEPFVRTDLMNLIRKIREVPGITNLHLTTNGVLTAPYIKELKELEIASVNLSLDTLDKARFKKITFRDEFDAVMKTLHLLLDCQIPVKVNAVVMEGKNIDDIYPLVELTKQHNMSVRFIEEMPFNGEGAHYPVLRWTHKEIFNYIKDGYPAIYKLTDPENSTSSNYKVPGYLGDIGIIAAFSRTFCGTCNRIRVTAQGILKTCLYDDGVLNIRDLMRKGHTNEEIKTLLLNAFAHRPKDGFEAELKRAGNTPVHESMATIGG, from the coding sequence GTGAAATCTCCACAATTATACGATAACCACAACCGGCCACTGACTTACCTGCGGCTTTCAGTAACCGACCGGTGCAACCTGCGGTGCTTTTACTGCATGCCCGAAGAGGGCATAAACTATTTACCCAAAAAAGACTTACTGAGCTTTGAAGAAATTGAACGACTGGTAACCCTGCTGGCCGGTATGGGCATCAGCAAAGTGCGTTTAACCGGGGGCGAACCCTTTGTTCGTACCGATTTGATGAACCTCATCCGAAAAATCAGAGAAGTACCCGGCATCACCAACCTGCACCTCACCACCAACGGGGTACTTACTGCGCCATACATAAAGGAGTTAAAAGAACTGGAGATTGCTTCGGTAAACCTCAGCCTCGATACACTGGACAAGGCTCGATTCAAAAAAATAACCTTCCGTGATGAGTTTGATGCGGTTATGAAAACATTGCACCTGCTCCTCGACTGCCAGATACCCGTTAAGGTGAATGCCGTAGTCATGGAAGGAAAAAACATTGATGACATCTACCCGCTGGTTGAGCTAACAAAACAGCACAACATGTCTGTCCGGTTTATTGAAGAGATGCCCTTTAATGGCGAAGGCGCTCATTACCCGGTACTGCGTTGGACGCACAAAGAAATTTTTAACTACATAAAAGATGGATATCCGGCTATATACAAACTAACGGATCCCGAAAATTCAACCAGTTCAAACTATAAAGTACCCGGTTACCTGGGCGATATCGGCATCATCGCGGCCTTTAGCCGGACCTTTTGTGGTACCTGTAACCGCATTCGCGTTACAGCGCAGGGCATTCTGAAAACCTGTTTGTACGATGATGGTGTACTTAACATTCGAGACCTGATGCGCAAGGGCCATACCAATGAAGAAATTAAAACACTATTATTAAACGCATTTGCCCACCGGCCAAAAGACGGGTTTGAGGCTGAACTGAAACGGGCAGGCAATACGCCTGTGCACGAATCCATGGCAACAATAGGAGGATAA
- a CDS encoding NTP transferase domain-containing protein has translation MISARLNGLILAGGQSSRMGFDKSEVYYYDKPQRQYLAELLLPFCRQVFLSAHKPPAGTTLSALPDRFSFEGPLNGILTAFYHQPEAAWLTVPVDMPYIDKPLLDLLVAGRSAEKIVTCFLDSTGLQPEPLLAIWEPGALTPLKEFCNTGGNSPREFIRNNQATLLTVPHPKYLININTPEELEEFRKTLQQKNTNG, from the coding sequence ATGATTAGCGCCCGGTTAAACGGATTGATACTGGCAGGCGGACAGAGTTCGCGCATGGGATTTGACAAAAGCGAAGTTTACTATTACGATAAACCACAACGCCAATACCTGGCTGAACTCTTACTACCTTTTTGCCGGCAAGTCTTTCTTTCAGCCCATAAGCCACCTGCAGGTACAACGCTGTCGGCACTACCCGATCGGTTCAGCTTCGAGGGTCCGCTGAACGGCATCCTAACTGCATTTTATCACCAACCCGAAGCAGCCTGGTTAACCGTGCCGGTGGATATGCCTTATATTGACAAGCCCCTGCTTGATTTACTGGTTGCCGGGAGGAGCGCTGAAAAAATCGTTACCTGTTTTCTTGATTCAACCGGTCTCCAACCTGAACCCCTGCTTGCCATCTGGGAGCCCGGTGCATTGACACCATTAAAAGAATTTTGTAACACCGGTGGAAACAGCCCCAGGGAATTCATCCGTAACAATCAGGCAACGCTGCTTACCGTACCGCATCCTAAGTACCTGATTAATATCAATACGCCTGAAGAGCTGGAAGAATTCAGAAAAACCTTACAACAAAAGAATACCAACGGGTAA
- a CDS encoding MoaD/ThiS family protein, whose protein sequence is MKCTVKAFGVTRDILGQREMMVEVNEGCTVGELKAMLFNQFPRLHGLRSLFIAVNSEYAEDARLLAAGDEIALIPPVSGG, encoded by the coding sequence ATGAAATGTACGGTAAAGGCTTTTGGAGTTACGCGCGATATACTGGGGCAGCGAGAAATGATGGTGGAAGTAAATGAAGGGTGCACTGTAGGAGAGCTAAAAGCAATGCTTTTTAATCAATTTCCGCGGTTACATGGTTTGCGGTCGTTATTCATTGCAGTTAACAGCGAATATGCAGAGGATGCCCGCCTGTTGGCCGCTGGAGACGAAATTGCCCTGATACCCCCGGTAAGCGGAGGGTAG
- a CDS encoding molybdenum cofactor biosynthesis protein MoaE, which translates to MIKITEKPIDIQKVIDATSSLGAGAVNVFIGTVRNTAHGKNVVWLEYECYESMAVAEIRKIMDEASHRWPLLGAAVSHRVGTLKPGEVSVAIAVSAPHRKDSFEACQFIIDTLKVKVPIWKKEIFEDGEEWISAQPNMERSYN; encoded by the coding sequence ATGATTAAAATCACCGAAAAGCCCATTGACATTCAGAAGGTAATTGATGCCACCTCGAGCCTGGGAGCCGGGGCCGTGAATGTCTTCATCGGAACTGTTCGAAACACCGCCCACGGTAAAAATGTGGTGTGGTTGGAGTATGAGTGCTACGAGTCCATGGCTGTAGCCGAAATCCGCAAAATAATGGATGAAGCTTCGCACCGCTGGCCTTTACTGGGTGCGGCCGTTAGCCACCGTGTTGGTACGCTTAAGCCGGGCGAAGTGTCAGTAGCTATTGCCGTGTCGGCCCCACACCGAAAGGATTCATTCGAGGCATGCCAGTTTATTATAGACACTTTAAAAGTTAAGGTGCCCATCTGGAAGAAGGAAATCTTCGAGGATGGCGAAGAATGGATCTCCGCCCAGCCCAACATGGAGCGATCCTACAACTGA
- the moaC gene encoding cyclic pyranopterin monophosphate synthase MoaC → MKVKQLTHTDKSGNPQMVDVSGKPVTKRTARAQAIVEVGAAILKLIKQQELVTKKGPVFQTAILAGTMGAKKTADLIPLAHPIGLEDCVIRITTTRNAIVIDSTVSVSGKTGVEMEALSAVTVAALTVYDMCKALSHDIMIKEIKLMEKTGGKKDFTRNP, encoded by the coding sequence ATGAAAGTTAAACAATTAACCCACACCGATAAGTCGGGCAATCCGCAAATGGTGGATGTCTCCGGCAAACCCGTCACCAAACGTACCGCGCGCGCACAGGCCATTGTTGAAGTGGGTGCTGCTATTTTAAAACTGATTAAACAGCAGGAACTGGTAACCAAAAAAGGCCCGGTCTTCCAAACCGCCATCCTGGCCGGCACCATGGGCGCCAAAAAAACGGCCGACCTGATACCCCTGGCCCACCCCATTGGCCTGGAAGATTGCGTAATCCGGATAACCACCACCCGCAATGCCATAGTAATCGACAGCACTGTTTCTGTTTCGGGTAAAACCGGGGTTGAAATGGAGGCCTTATCAGCAGTTACTGTGGCTGCCTTAACGGTTTATGATATGTGTAAGGCCTTGTCGCACGACATTATGATTAAAGAAATAAAACTGATGGAAAAAACTGGTGGTAAAAAAGATTTTACACGCAACCCATGA